The proteins below are encoded in one region of Desulfatiglans anilini DSM 4660:
- a CDS encoding 4Fe-4S binding protein, producing MEKDCYERLAVHMADLAIGPPYNEHLVEILRESLNQQEAHVLLALPSRTGPFETRSPAWIAPKCGLGEDEVEALLSDLAVRGLVYRRTTDSGGYAYCLHQFGYGMPQALFWPNEDTPYARRMADLCIRHSRSETLLQGFGGTGTKVYRWIPAHRTIAIQKQAVVPYADIEQVIHRAERIAVVNCNCRVMSRLKGRSPCDYPLEVCMKYDELAEYVVDVGIGRELSLDEALALNRKAEEAGCVHFADNVMEGEIKHACNCCPCCCWALGNYKRRRIPRDLLMACQFIRATDQDACDGCGLCQEACPIDAVCIKEGTAFVDRDWCIGCGVCVSACPNDAITMRRRDDVDDPLPGFSELSRVRMDQRSRNPEGTC from the coding sequence ATGGAAAAAGATTGTTATGAACGTTTAGCCGTTCACATGGCGGATCTCGCCATCGGCCCGCCCTACAACGAGCATCTCGTGGAGATCCTGCGCGAGAGTTTGAACCAGCAGGAGGCCCATGTCCTGCTTGCCCTTCCGTCGCGCACAGGCCCCTTTGAGACCCGCTCCCCGGCCTGGATCGCCCCCAAATGCGGCCTCGGTGAAGACGAAGTGGAGGCCCTCCTGTCCGATCTGGCCGTGCGAGGCCTGGTGTATCGAAGGACGACGGACTCGGGGGGGTACGCGTACTGTCTGCATCAGTTCGGGTACGGCATGCCTCAGGCCCTCTTCTGGCCGAACGAAGACACCCCTTACGCCCGCCGCATGGCGGACCTGTGCATCCGCCACTCTCGAAGCGAAACCCTCCTGCAAGGGTTTGGCGGTACCGGCACCAAAGTCTACCGGTGGATCCCGGCGCATCGCACCATCGCGATCCAGAAGCAGGCGGTCGTACCCTACGCCGACATCGAACAGGTGATCCACCGGGCTGAGCGCATCGCGGTAGTGAACTGCAATTGTCGTGTGATGTCCCGGCTCAAGGGCCGCAGTCCTTGTGATTATCCGCTCGAGGTCTGCATGAAGTACGACGAACTGGCCGAGTACGTCGTCGACGTGGGTATCGGGCGGGAGCTTTCCCTGGATGAGGCCTTGGCCCTCAACCGGAAAGCGGAAGAGGCTGGCTGCGTCCACTTCGCCGACAACGTCATGGAGGGCGAGATCAAACACGCGTGCAACTGCTGTCCCTGCTGCTGCTGGGCCCTGGGCAATTACAAGCGCCGACGCATTCCCAGGGATCTCCTCATGGCCTGCCAGTTCATCCGCGCCACGGATCAGGATGCCTGCGACGGCTGCGGACTGTGCCAAGAGGCCTGTCCCATTGACGCTGTTTGCATCAAGGAGGGCACGGCCTTCGTGGACCGGGATTGGTGCATCGGATGCGGGGTCTGCGTATCCGCTTGCCCGAACGACGCCATCACCATGAGACGAAGGGACGACGTGGACGATCCTCTGCCGGGTTTCTCCGAACTGAGCCGCGTGCGCATGGATCAGCGGAGCAGAAACCCTGAAGGCACCTGTTAG
- a CDS encoding CheR family methyltransferase: MDEKITPCLDDEQFRRLLDFLGLSWQGYRKVRRGVKKRVVRHMQALGCRNLQAYLACLQGSVEAREENERAMAVSISRFFRDRKLWEILEKEVLPELIQAVRGPLSVWSCGCAGGEEVYSLKILWHRLGLSVGGLPELRVTATDLQAHNLERAREALYLPSSLKEVPEGLRRTCFQEVHGGRAFRLQPWLMDGITWLECDVFSGPPGSGFHIILLRNNLLTYYRPDRAEPVLSRILCALSPGGLLVIGSHEKLPFPLPDFTPHPVAPFVFRKSRAPL; the protein is encoded by the coding sequence ATGGATGAGAAGATTACCCCTTGTCTGGACGACGAGCAATTCCGTCGACTGCTGGACTTTCTCGGTCTGTCGTGGCAGGGCTACCGCAAGGTCCGCAGAGGGGTGAAGAAACGCGTTGTTCGCCATATGCAGGCCCTTGGCTGCCGGAACCTTCAGGCCTATCTAGCCTGTCTCCAGGGGAGCGTCGAGGCGCGAGAGGAAAACGAGCGGGCGATGGCTGTTTCCATCAGCCGCTTTTTCCGCGACCGGAAGCTTTGGGAGATTCTTGAGAAGGAGGTCCTGCCGGAGCTCATCCAGGCTGTCAGAGGCCCTCTCTCTGTGTGGTCATGCGGTTGCGCCGGCGGGGAAGAAGTCTACAGCCTGAAAATCCTCTGGCACCGTCTGGGGCTCTCGGTCGGCGGGCTTCCGGAACTCCGGGTGACGGCCACCGATCTTCAGGCTCACAACCTCGAACGGGCGCGGGAGGCGCTCTATCTTCCAAGCAGTTTGAAAGAGGTCCCGGAGGGCCTGAGGCGTACCTGTTTTCAAGAGGTGCATGGGGGAAGGGCTTTCAGGCTGCAACCCTGGCTGATGGACGGCATCACCTGGCTCGAATGCGATGTCTTTTCAGGCCCTCCGGGAAGCGGCTTTCACATCATTCTGCTTAGAAACAACCTGTTGACTTACTATCGGCCCGATCGCGCTGAACCGGTTCTGAGCCGGATCCTCTGTGCTCTTTCCCCCGGCGGATTACTCGTAATCGGCTCGCATGAAAAGTTGCCGTTTCCCTTACCCGATTTTACACCTCATCCCGTCGCCCCTTTCGTCTTCAGGAAAAGCCGCGCACCTCTGTGA
- a CDS encoding 4Fe-4S dicluster domain-containing protein: protein MRLGLLVDLSRCIGCFACVVGCKNWHGLPAGDMGRMRLVDFTLGAYPDVNRWLVPVSCMHCEHPPCAAVCRFSACSRGEDGIVRVDSERCTGCALCTLACPYGARFVRPDTGKADGCDFCRDRLAEGEAPLCVQACPGECLIFGDLDDEASEIRRRIEATGAESLLKRYRTRPRVFYAGLETLTANLQEDVDVLENAIKGRSSKGPFILGGA from the coding sequence GTGCGACTCGGACTGCTGGTGGATCTTTCGCGCTGTATCGGTTGTTTTGCCTGTGTGGTGGGATGCAAGAACTGGCACGGCTTGCCCGCTGGAGACATGGGGCGTATGCGCCTGGTGGATTTCACCCTGGGGGCCTACCCCGATGTAAACCGCTGGCTGGTTCCCGTTTCCTGCATGCATTGCGAACACCCACCCTGCGCGGCGGTTTGCCGGTTTTCCGCCTGCTCTAGGGGAGAGGACGGGATAGTGCGTGTAGATTCAGAGCGTTGCACCGGGTGCGCCCTCTGCACCCTTGCCTGTCCCTACGGAGCGCGTTTCGTGCGGCCGGATACAGGGAAAGCGGACGGATGCGATTTCTGCCGCGACCGTTTGGCCGAAGGAGAAGCGCCCCTCTGTGTGCAGGCGTGCCCAGGCGAGTGTCTGATCTTCGGTGACCTGGATGATGAGGCGAGTGAGATTCGGAGGCGAATCGAAGCGACCGGGGCCGAATCACTCCTGAAACGGTACCGCACCCGGCCGCGGGTCTTCTATGCCGGTCTGGAAACGTTGACCGCGAACCTTCAGGAAGACGTCGATGTCCTGGAGAACGCGATCAAAGGGCGCAGTTCGAAAGGCCCGTTTATTCTCGGCGGCGCATGA
- a CDS encoding molybdopterin-containing oxidoreductase family protein codes for MSAALESRSRYPSREHVVPTLCHGCSYGGYNCGILAHVRDGVMTRVEGNPEHPLNRGRLCAKGLAATQWVYNPQRLTQPLMRRGARGSGRFEAISWDEALQMITKKISETREVFGPEYILLCKGQAAGWFGLHHLLMLRFLHALGSPNFTSWGPYVCYGPQLFYHRLTVGGPTYTRPDYDNADLILEWFTGGGQGGAARGGVETLDTNLRSVPKKILDRLEKGAKLIVINPQLIPLAANGRAHRWLPIRPGTDAALALAMIHVILQRGMYDRDFVSEWCAGFDELAAHVRSCTPEWAEALTGIPASEIASLAVEYATTPRAAIRVSEAPQKAGLQAFATAVPMLVALTGHLDRPGGNVWFRPAARLGFDVLPERVSKEARERVLGGESFYVRSHGKAFAHFPDVVQALIEARPYRPRVMLIYGSNPVSTGRPPGRVAEALSRLEFLVQFDVTLNPTAWFADLVLPAATRYECADQPCLWDNHLALSRQVVPPHGNCRDELDVTLDLACRLGMGSDFWDGDRDAMLHDFLKPSGVALDTLRETGKEGLFLPPRPDASRRERYAAFFKGLPGGRVQLWNKQLAEAGFDPMPTYRGEPEDLLNTPELQRTYPLLFTDEHSDPLSHHSWMRDVPWLRELRPDPCVKVHPDTAATCGLSPGDWVEVTSPRSRMKARVEVFEGVRRDTVLGQHGWWQGCSHLGLAEQLPFEGGVNPNVLYDADHRDPITANTTKNTLVHLKKCQKPGSAHPGKSMETSARKG; via the coding sequence ATGAGTGCGGCCCTTGAATCCAGATCCCGTTACCCTTCCCGGGAGCACGTTGTTCCGACCCTGTGTCACGGATGCTCATACGGCGGCTACAACTGTGGAATCCTGGCCCACGTGCGGGACGGCGTGATGACCCGCGTGGAGGGCAATCCTGAGCACCCTCTCAACCGGGGCAGGCTATGCGCAAAAGGCTTGGCCGCGACCCAGTGGGTCTACAACCCCCAGCGCCTGACGCAGCCCTTGATGCGCCGCGGTGCGAGGGGAAGCGGACGATTCGAGGCAATCTCCTGGGACGAAGCCCTGCAAATGATCACCAAGAAGATTTCCGAGACTCGGGAGGTTTTCGGCCCCGAGTATATCCTGCTCTGCAAGGGGCAGGCAGCGGGCTGGTTCGGACTGCATCACCTCCTTATGCTGCGATTCCTCCATGCCCTGGGTTCACCCAACTTCACCTCGTGGGGTCCGTACGTCTGTTATGGACCTCAGCTCTTCTATCACCGGCTCACCGTGGGCGGCCCCACATACACCCGTCCAGATTATGACAACGCCGATCTGATCCTGGAGTGGTTCACCGGAGGCGGGCAGGGAGGAGCGGCTCGGGGCGGGGTGGAAACCCTGGACACCAACCTGAGAAGCGTGCCGAAAAAGATCCTGGATCGTCTGGAAAAGGGTGCGAAGCTCATCGTGATCAATCCTCAGCTTATCCCGCTCGCCGCCAACGGCCGCGCTCACCGCTGGCTTCCGATCCGTCCCGGGACCGACGCCGCCTTGGCGCTTGCCATGATCCACGTGATCCTGCAGCGGGGGATGTACGACCGGGATTTTGTATCGGAATGGTGTGCGGGATTCGATGAACTGGCCGCCCACGTGCGTTCCTGCACGCCCGAATGGGCCGAGGCGCTCACCGGAATCCCGGCCTCGGAGATCGCGTCCCTCGCCGTAGAATACGCCACCACACCCCGAGCCGCAATCCGGGTATCCGAAGCACCGCAAAAAGCAGGACTTCAAGCCTTTGCGACTGCGGTCCCCATGCTTGTCGCCCTCACCGGACACTTGGACCGACCCGGAGGGAATGTCTGGTTTCGCCCTGCAGCCCGCCTGGGGTTCGACGTGCTTCCCGAACGCGTTTCCAAGGAGGCACGTGAACGCGTTCTCGGCGGGGAATCCTTCTATGTCCGATCGCATGGTAAGGCCTTTGCCCATTTCCCGGACGTGGTGCAGGCCCTGATCGAGGCTCGCCCCTATCGGCCACGGGTCATGTTGATCTACGGGTCCAATCCGGTCAGCACGGGGCGCCCTCCCGGCCGGGTGGCCGAGGCCTTGAGCCGCCTCGAGTTCCTGGTCCAATTCGACGTAACGCTGAACCCCACCGCATGGTTCGCCGATTTGGTGCTTCCAGCGGCCACACGCTATGAATGCGCCGATCAACCGTGTCTTTGGGACAATCATTTGGCCTTGAGCCGACAAGTTGTTCCTCCTCATGGGAACTGCCGCGACGAACTGGATGTGACGCTGGATCTGGCCTGCCGGCTGGGGATGGGGTCAGATTTCTGGGACGGGGACCGCGACGCCATGCTGCATGATTTTCTGAAACCGAGCGGCGTAGCGCTTGACACCTTGCGGGAAACCGGAAAAGAAGGTTTGTTTCTGCCCCCTCGCCCGGACGCAAGCCGGCGGGAGCGTTACGCTGCCTTTTTCAAAGGGCTTCCCGGCGGGCGCGTGCAGTTGTGGAACAAACAGCTCGCCGAGGCCGGGTTCGATCCGATGCCTACGTATCGAGGGGAACCTGAGGACCTTCTGAACACGCCGGAGCTTCAAAGGACCTATCCCCTTCTTTTTACGGACGAGCATTCCGATCCCCTCAGCCATCACTCGTGGATGCGTGATGTCCCCTGGCTTCGGGAACTGCGACCCGATCCCTGCGTGAAGGTCCACCCGGACACGGCTGCGACCTGCGGCTTATCTCCAGGGGACTGGGTCGAGGTAACGTCGCCGCGCAGCAGGATGAAGGCCCGTGTGGAGGTGTTCGAGGGCGTGAGGCGGGACACGGTCCTGGGACAGCACGGCTGGTGGCAGGGGTGCAGCCATCTGGGTCTCGCTGAGCAGCTTCCGTTCGAGGGCGGAGTCAACCCGAATGTGCTCTACGATGCAGACCATCGAGATCCCATAACCGCCAACACCACCAAGAACACCCTGGTGCACCTCAAAAAGTGTCAGAAGCCCGGTTCGGCGCATCCCGGGAAATCGATGGAAACATCCGCCCGCAAGGGTTGA
- a CDS encoding MBL fold metallo-hydrolase, with product MYFKQITVPGLGCNSYVIGCPGARRAVVVDPKRDVQDYLDISRDEGMKITHIIETHVHADHVSGNLELKSRTGADIYYSEHAPVTFEHKALKEGDIIEFGMVKLEILYTPGHTPNALSILVTDKARADVPGLILTGDLLFVGSIGRPDLAGAEILEEQVKNLYESLYQKLGRLPDYLEVFPAHGQGSLCGKGLSAMASSTLGYERLTQPLLKLPSFDAFHEQIAGGFPVRPKSFTHIIQTNTHGAPLLERCPLEQTLNPDEFDRIRREGATVIDTRDTASFGGFHIPGAINIGFEKQMANWIGMVIEPLDNLLLVVDDREKYDLMTTELHRIGYDHIFGYLSGGMSAWIAHGMPIDSLSPISAQGLKRQLDNGNSGRVVDVRTPEERQQGFIPDSIHVPMTDILAEGLELPEDEEVIVVCGTGYRANIVASRLKQDGFSHVHSLAGGLTAWGNAGYSLTV from the coding sequence ATGTATTTCAAACAGATCACCGTGCCCGGTCTGGGGTGCAATTCTTATGTCATCGGCTGCCCTGGCGCGAGGCGGGCCGTGGTGGTCGACCCCAAACGCGATGTGCAGGACTACCTGGACATATCCCGCGACGAGGGGATGAAGATCACCCACATCATCGAAACGCATGTGCATGCCGATCATGTCAGTGGAAATCTGGAGTTGAAATCCCGGACGGGGGCGGACATCTACTACAGTGAGCATGCCCCGGTCACCTTCGAACATAAGGCCCTGAAGGAAGGCGACATCATAGAGTTCGGGATGGTCAAGCTCGAGATCCTCTACACCCCAGGGCACACACCGAACGCCCTGTCGATCCTGGTGACGGACAAGGCGCGCGCCGATGTGCCCGGGCTGATTCTGACCGGCGACCTGCTTTTTGTCGGCTCCATCGGCAGGCCTGATCTGGCAGGGGCGGAGATCCTCGAGGAGCAGGTCAAGAACCTCTACGAGTCGTTGTATCAGAAACTGGGGCGTCTCCCGGACTACCTCGAGGTGTTCCCGGCCCACGGCCAGGGGTCCCTTTGCGGCAAGGGTTTAAGTGCGATGGCGAGCAGCACCCTGGGCTACGAGCGTCTGACCCAGCCTCTCTTGAAGCTGCCAAGCTTTGATGCCTTCCATGAGCAGATCGCCGGCGGATTTCCGGTCCGGCCGAAGAGCTTCACCCACATCATCCAGACCAATACACATGGCGCACCTCTCCTCGAACGCTGTCCCCTGGAGCAGACGCTCAACCCGGACGAGTTCGACCGGATCCGCCGTGAAGGTGCGACCGTGATCGACACCCGCGATACGGCTTCCTTCGGGGGGTTCCATATTCCGGGGGCCATCAACATCGGGTTCGAGAAACAGATGGCAAACTGGATCGGCATGGTCATCGAGCCTCTGGACAACCTGCTGCTGGTGGTGGATGACCGGGAGAAGTACGACCTGATGACCACCGAACTCCATCGGATCGGCTACGACCATATCTTCGGCTATCTTTCGGGCGGCATGTCCGCGTGGATCGCTCACGGGATGCCCATCGACAGCCTCTCGCCGATCTCCGCTCAAGGCCTCAAACGGCAGCTGGACAACGGAAATTCAGGCCGTGTCGTGGATGTGCGGACGCCGGAGGAGAGGCAGCAGGGCTTCATTCCGGATTCGATCCACGTGCCGATGACCGATATCCTTGCCGAAGGCCTGGAATTGCCTGAGGATGAGGAGGTGATCGTCGTCTGCGGCACCGGTTATCGCGCCAATATTGTCGCCAGCCGCCTCAAGCAGGACGGCTTCAGCCATGTCCACAGCCTGGCGGGGGGCCTCACCGCCTGGGGGAACGCAGGCTACAGCCTCACCGTTTGA
- a CDS encoding (R)-mandelonitrile lyase: protein MEIKKSGSRPSKKGTADWFTGTVRIDPLFEPNAPSRVIGISVTFEPGARTLWHSHPAGQSLVVTGGCGLVQSWGGPVEEIRPGDVVRFAPGEKHWHGATPTTSMMHIAIYEEIDGNSADWMEAVSDEQYNIGVGPS from the coding sequence ATGGAAATCAAGAAAAGTGGTTCAAGGCCTTCGAAAAAGGGAACAGCCGATTGGTTTACCGGCACGGTGCGTATCGATCCGCTGTTCGAACCGAACGCTCCGTCGCGTGTGATCGGCATCAGTGTGACCTTCGAGCCTGGCGCTCGAACGCTGTGGCACAGCCATCCGGCGGGTCAATCGCTGGTCGTGACGGGCGGCTGCGGGCTTGTGCAGAGCTGGGGCGGCCCGGTCGAAGAAATCCGGCCGGGGGACGTCGTCCGCTTCGCACCGGGCGAAAAGCACTGGCACGGCGCCACCCCAACCACGTCCATGATGCACATCGCCATCTATGAAGAAATCGACGGCAACTCGGCCGACTGGATGGAGGCCGTCAGCGACGAACAGTACAATATTGGGGTCGGACCAAGTTAA
- a CDS encoding NAD(P)H-dependent oxidoreductase, with amino-acid sequence MEIIVLNGSPKGDLSVTMQYVHFVQKKFPQHELKILNVGQRVKTIEKDESAFREIIAAIGAADGVLWAFPVYFLLVPSNYKRFIELIRERGVEDVFKNKYSASLSTSIHFYDHIAHNYINAVCDDLDMKYAGGFSPDMYDLLKEKERKRLTLFISHFFETIEKKMSTPKNFSPLVHSPFKYVPGDLEIKIGTGNRKVCVLTDSKEREANLGQMVRHFTGMFHENLEVIDLNEVDIKGGCLGCIQCAYDGRCAYDDKDGYAGFFNTQVKGADVLVFAGSIEDRYLSSRWKLFFDRSFFNNHAPVLTGKQFGFIVSGPLRQVPNLRQALEAFCEIQQANVVDFITDECGDSPEIDALLEGLAERLIRFAEEGYVKPAGFLGVGGRKIFRDDIYGRLRFPFRADHLYYKKNGFYDFPQRDYSTRVRNAIMALLTRIPSVRKEIYTGRIKKEMVKPLEKILDRD; translated from the coding sequence ATGGAAATTATCGTACTGAATGGGAGCCCAAAAGGTGATCTGAGCGTCACGATGCAGTACGTCCACTTTGTCCAGAAAAAATTCCCCCAGCATGAGTTGAAAATCCTGAACGTAGGGCAGCGAGTCAAAACGATTGAAAAGGATGAGAGTGCTTTTCGAGAAATCATTGCCGCAATCGGAGCAGCAGACGGCGTGCTGTGGGCTTTTCCTGTGTATTTTCTGCTGGTGCCTTCGAACTATAAACGATTCATCGAACTCATCCGGGAGCGTGGGGTCGAAGATGTATTCAAAAATAAGTATTCAGCCTCTTTAAGCACTTCGATTCATTTTTATGACCATATCGCCCACAATTATATCAATGCGGTTTGCGACGATCTCGATATGAAATACGCTGGGGGATTCTCTCCTGACATGTATGACCTTCTGAAAGAAAAGGAGCGAAAACGACTGACCCTGTTCATAAGCCACTTCTTTGAAACCATCGAAAAGAAGATGTCCACGCCCAAAAATTTCAGCCCTTTGGTTCACAGCCCATTCAAGTATGTTCCAGGAGATCTCGAGATAAAGATCGGGACCGGCAACAGAAAAGTGTGTGTTCTAACGGATTCAAAAGAACGGGAAGCGAATTTGGGACAGATGGTGCGTCACTTTACCGGGATGTTTCATGAGAATTTAGAAGTGATCGATCTGAACGAGGTCGATATCAAGGGAGGATGCCTGGGCTGTATTCAGTGTGCATATGATGGCCGTTGTGCGTACGACGACAAGGACGGCTATGCGGGATTCTTCAACACGCAGGTGAAAGGCGCGGACGTCCTCGTTTTTGCCGGATCGATCGAGGACCGGTATTTGTCCTCAAGATGGAAGCTCTTCTTCGACCGGAGTTTCTTCAATAATCACGCCCCGGTCTTGACAGGCAAACAGTTTGGTTTCATCGTATCCGGGCCTTTGCGTCAGGTGCCGAACCTCAGGCAGGCGCTGGAGGCATTTTGTGAAATTCAGCAGGCCAATGTCGTTGACTTCATCACCGATGAATGCGGAGATTCCCCGGAAATAGACGCTCTCCTCGAAGGCCTGGCTGAGCGGCTCATCCGCTTTGCAGAGGAGGGTTATGTCAAACCTGCCGGTTTTCTCGGTGTAGGGGGCAGGAAGATTTTCAGAGACGATATCTATGGCCGTTTGCGATTCCCTTTTCGTGCTGACCACCTTTATTACAAGAAGAACGGGTTTTACGATTTCCCGCAGAGGGATTACAGCACCCGAGTCAGGAATGCGATCATGGCGCTTCTAACCCGGATACCATCGGTACGGAAAGAAATCTATACCGGGCGGATCAAAAAAGAGATGGTGAAGCCGCTCGAGAAGATATTGGATAGGGACTGA
- a CDS encoding class I adenylate-forming enzyme family protein, whose protein sequence is MSTLAEMLRSTTLQHRNRLAVLDDERRLSYADFLNRVQRAAGVLRGLGLAPGARFGVIAPNTPQNAELFYGGYWSGTVPVPVNIRLAPLEMRDVLQDAGVECLFVDSAFQGLLEEEALSPWRGNSVLTRTLKGKERSYEALSACAEPLPIHPGRPDDEAIVLYTGGTTGRSKGVPLTHRNILSDALQCAPAFGPRKDDIYLHAAPMFHSADLLGTIWYLFGGAHAYMPAFSPAGLLETLDRLKITFTMLPPTMIIMALQAPDFSAYDLSNLRGMIYGASPMAVEWIRRTTKALPGVELYQGYGLTETSPLLSILTWEAHREGLETGDYERLASCGRPITGVDLRIVDEAGREVATGEAGEVSAQGPNITKGYLNRDDENRRTFRQGWFHTGDVGRKDEEGFVYLLDRKKDMVVSGGENIYTSEVEAVLYRCGGVHEAAVIGIPDETFGETLLAVIVPAEGIHLTPEEIIAHCRGKIGGYKIPRRIQFVEALPKNALGKVLKTELRRRYA, encoded by the coding sequence ATGAGCACGCTGGCGGAAATGCTTCGCTCTACCACGCTGCAGCATCGGAATCGGCTGGCAGTGTTGGACGATGAAAGACGCCTGTCCTATGCCGATTTCCTGAATCGTGTGCAGCGTGCGGCCGGTGTGCTACGGGGATTGGGTCTCGCCCCGGGTGCGCGCTTCGGGGTGATCGCTCCCAACACGCCGCAGAACGCGGAACTCTTTTACGGCGGCTACTGGTCCGGTACGGTGCCGGTGCCCGTGAACATTCGGCTGGCGCCGTTGGAGATGCGCGACGTTCTGCAAGACGCAGGGGTGGAGTGTCTGTTTGTGGACAGTGCCTTCCAAGGCCTGTTGGAGGAAGAGGCCCTTTCGCCCTGGCGAGGGAATAGTGTCCTCACACGCACTTTGAAAGGGAAGGAACGCTCCTACGAAGCCCTGTCAGCCTGTGCAGAGCCTTTGCCTATCCATCCAGGCCGCCCTGACGACGAAGCCATCGTCCTTTACACCGGCGGCACTACGGGCAGAAGCAAGGGCGTACCCCTCACGCACCGCAACATTCTTTCCGACGCCCTCCAGTGCGCCCCGGCCTTCGGGCCACGGAAAGATGACATCTACCTGCACGCCGCACCCATGTTCCATTCGGCGGATTTGCTCGGCACCATCTGGTACCTTTTCGGAGGCGCTCACGCCTATATGCCGGCCTTCTCCCCGGCGGGGCTGCTTGAAACCCTGGACCGCCTCAAAATCACCTTCACCATGTTGCCGCCCACCATGATCATTATGGCCCTTCAGGCACCGGACTTCTCCGCATACGACCTGTCCAATCTTCGGGGGATGATTTACGGGGCCTCTCCCATGGCTGTTGAATGGATCCGGCGCACCACCAAAGCCCTCCCCGGCGTGGAGCTTTACCAAGGCTACGGCCTCACGGAGACATCGCCGCTGCTTTCCATCCTGACGTGGGAAGCCCACCGGGAAGGCCTGGAGACGGGGGATTACGAACGCCTCGCGTCCTGCGGCCGCCCGATTACAGGGGTAGACCTTCGCATCGTGGACGAGGCGGGACGCGAGGTCGCCACGGGCGAGGCGGGAGAAGTGAGCGCCCAAGGGCCTAATATCACCAAGGGTTATCTCAACAGGGACGATGAAAATCGCAGGACCTTCCGGCAGGGATGGTTTCATACAGGGGATGTGGGCCGGAAGGACGAGGAGGGATTCGTTTACCTGTTAGATCGAAAGAAGGACATGGTCGTTTCCGGGGGCGAAAACATCTACACCTCCGAAGTGGAAGCTGTTCTGTATCGTTGCGGCGGCGTCCACGAAGCTGCGGTCATCGGGATCCCGGACGAGACCTTCGGGGAGACCCTGCTTGCTGTGATCGTTCCGGCCGAAGGCATTCACCTGACCCCGGAGGAAATCATCGCCCACTGCCGGGGGAAAATCGGGGGGTACAAGATTCCCCGGCGCATTCAGTTCGTGGAGGCCCTGCCCAAGAACGCGTTGGGCAAAGTCCTGAAGACCGAGTTGCGGCGGCGTTACGCCTAG
- a CDS encoding NADH:flavin oxidoreductase — MYPKLFSEIEISGITLKNRLTMAPLYLGYAGEGGTVSPLLLDHYRLMAKSGVAMVVVENATIDHPQGSGSNRTLRADTDENLDGLKELASVIHGEGALACLQINHAGRFAGIEEPLAPSAVETFGRMPRALSEADIHAIVDRYAEAADRTKRAGFDMVELHGGTGYLLAEFVSPRTNKRADAYGGSPENRRRFPLEVAAAVKEKVGDFPVGYRFLADEWLPDGLQLEESIPFARSLESAGIAYLSVMGGTYESFFLPHILEQTCKNGYMVHLAAAVKKAVGIPVIAAGRIATGALAETILQENQTDLIGLARVLWADPEWPQKVKEGKEGAIVHCDSDCGDTCTKLVTKGKPAFCVRWPHEKMKAWKERLE; from the coding sequence GTGTACCCGAAACTTTTCTCCGAAATCGAAATCTCCGGGATCACCTTGAAAAACCGGTTGACCATGGCGCCGCTCTATCTAGGATACGCCGGCGAGGGCGGTACGGTCAGCCCCCTTCTGCTCGACCATTACCGTCTGATGGCGAAGAGCGGCGTAGCGATGGTGGTGGTCGAAAATGCAACGATCGATCACCCGCAAGGGAGCGGCTCCAACAGGACCCTGCGCGCCGATACCGATGAAAACCTCGACGGTTTGAAGGAACTGGCATCGGTGATTCATGGTGAAGGGGCCCTGGCCTGCCTTCAGATCAACCACGCCGGGCGCTTCGCCGGAATCGAGGAACCGCTGGCGCCGTCCGCCGTCGAGACCTTCGGACGCATGCCGAGGGCCCTCTCCGAAGCGGACATCCATGCCATCGTCGACCGCTATGCGGAGGCGGCCGACCGAACGAAACGGGCCGGCTTCGATATGGTCGAACTCCACGGAGGGACCGGCTATTTGCTGGCCGAATTCGTGTCGCCGAGGACCAACAAAAGGGCCGACGCCTACGGCGGCTCCCCGGAGAATCGCCGGCGCTTCCCCCTCGAAGTCGCCGCGGCCGTCAAGGAAAAGGTGGGGGACTTCCCTGTCGGCTACCGCTTTCTGGCGGATGAATGGCTTCCGGACGGCCTTCAACTGGAGGAATCCATTCCCTTCGCACGCTCTCTCGAATCGGCCGGCATCGCCTACCTCTCCGTCATGGGAGGGACTTACGAATCTTTCTTTCTCCCGCACATCCTCGAGCAGACCTGCAAAAACGGCTACATGGTCCATCTCGCCGCCGCTGTCAAAAAGGCCGTCGGCATCCCTGTCATCGCTGCTGGCAGGATCGCGACGGGCGCGCTGGCGGAGACAATCCTTCAGGAGAACCAGACGGATCTGATCGGACTCGCCCGCGTCCTCTGGGCGGATCCCGAATGGCCCCAAAAGGTGAAAGAAGGAAAGGAAGGCGCGATCGTTCACTGCGATTCGGACTGCGGCGACACCTGCACCAAACTCGTCACCAAAGGCAAGCCGGCCTTTTGCGTGCGATGGCCCCACGAAAAGATGAAGGCCTGGAAGGAACGGTTGGAATAG